The sequence ACCCACATCGTCGTAATCAGGGCCGATGTCGGTGTCGAAAATCAGGTTAACGGGGGCTTGGGTCGGTTGGCGTTGTGCTAGTAGCGGCAGGCTGAGCAGCAAGGCCACCAGACAGCTAATCAGGTAGTTCATAACTTTTGGAAAGGAACGAGTAGGTGGTGTATCGAAAAATCGATGGCTACAGGCAAAAGGGCCGATGACTCAGGCGGTTACTTACCGGGCGGCCGTCAGCTGGGTCATTTTGGGCTGATCTTTCCTCGACATCGCAGTGAAAAAGGCGACTAACGAGCCGGACAACAGGGTTTTTGGCTAAACGTTTAGTGCCACTGAGGCCCGTTTCTGCGTTTCATAGGCAGCCGTAGCCCGGAATGATCACCCTCGCTCAACCGGGTTCCTACCAAATTAGCGTTTACCTTTAATCGCAGACGGTGCATACCGTCGTGTTTCGCCTAGCAGTAATGGCTCGTCGTCGTTATAAAGTATCGAAAAAGCCGGTGGGCACGTCGCCGGGTACGTTGACCTACGTAGGTCAGGAAATCAAGCATGAAACAAAAGTTAAACGGATCGAGTATAACGAGGTCGACTACAACGTCGATGAGTCGAGTCGGCTGAGTGCCTGTCAATTACCCCATAACGAAGCGCCGCACGTGCTCTGGATCGACGTCGATGGCATTCACGAAGCGCCGGTGGTGGCTAAACTGGGGCAGCAGTTCCGGCTGCATCCGCTCCTGCTCGAAGACGTGATGAACACCGAGCAAAAGCCTAAAATCGATCTGTACGACGATCATCGGGTGAGCGCGCCGGTGGTGTACGTGACCATGAAAATGCTGCACCCCAACCCGCGGCGGCAGGAGATCGATCCTGAGCACGTCAGTTTCGTGTTGGGGGCCAATTACCTGATTTCGTTTCAGGAAGAGCGGACTAATGATATTTTTAAGCCCGTGCTGGACCGGATTCAGGCCTCGTCGGGCAAAACGCGCCGCAATGGGGCCGATTACCTGCTCTATGCCCTGATGGACCTGATTGTGGACTCGTACTTTGTGGTGGTGGAACGGCTGGGCGAAAAGCTCGACGACGTGGAAGACCGCATCATCCGCGACGTAGCCGGGCGCGATACGTTGGCTATTCTCTACGCGTTGAAACGGGAAATGACCTTCATGCGCCGCCACGTGCAGCCACTCCGCGACATTCTGGGTACGTTGCTACGCGAAGAAACGCCACTGGTGCACCCGCCGACGTTGCCGTTTCTGCGCGACCTGCTCGACCACGTCAACCAGATCATCGAGACCATCGATTCTTACCGTGAACTCATCCCCGGCCTGCTCGACGTGTACCTCTCCACGACCAGCAACCGCATGAATTCGGTGATGAAAACGCTCACGATCGTGTCGGCCATCTTTATTCCGCTCACCTTCATCGCGGGTATCTACGGCATGAATTTCGACAACATGCCCGAACTCCACACCCGGACCGGCTACTTCTGGGTCATGGGTATCATGGTCGCTATCGCGGCCGGCGAAATCATCTATTTCAAGCGCCGGGGCTGGATGTGAAGCGAAATGAACAATGTACAATGAAGCATGTATAATGAGCGATGAACGGTATGGTTAGAGTAGCTACTTGTCAGTGGCTTATGTTGTGTATCAACCCTATACGGTTTTGGAAACCGTATAGGGTTGAGGTGGGCTGTACGCATCACCCATTATACACGATCCATCGTTCATTATTCATTAACTTTCCCCCGTGTCTCATTCGTTAAATCCTTTCTGGCTAACCGACTCGCGGCAGGTGATGGTGCCGGAGCAGAGTGTTTTTTTCGCCATTCGCGGTGCGCACCACGACGGGCATCACTACATCGGCGATCTGTATGCGCAGGGTGTGCGGCAGTTTGTGGTGGAGCAGCGCCCCACCGACGCCGATACGCAATTTGTCGATGCTGAGTTCATCCAAGTGCCCAACACGCTGACGTACCTGCAAGAGGCCGCCGCCGCGCACCGCGCCCGTTTTTCGGTGCCGGTCATCGGGATAACGGGCAGCAATGGCAAAACCATCGTGAAAGAATGGCTGACTCAGTTGCTAACGCCCACGTATACCATCGTCCGCAGTCCCAAAAGCTACAATTCGCAGGTGGGGGTGCCGCTGTCGGTGCGGCAACTCAACGAGCAGCACACGCTGGCCATTTTTGAAGCGGGGATGTCGAAACCCCACGAGATGGCCGCGCTGGAACCGATCATTCGGCCCACGATTGGGCTGTTTACGAACATCGGCACAGCCCACGACGAAGGCTTCAAAACCCGTAAACAGAAGATCGCCGAGAAGCTGCGCCTATTCGTGCGGGCCGACACGCTGCTCTACTCGCTCGATTATACCGATGTGGCCGACGAAATCGATATTTTGATCCGGGCCGTTAACCCCCGTTGTCGGCTGATTGGCTGGTCGGCGCAGCATAACCCCGCGGCAACGTACCTGACTCATGTTCAGGGCGATGTGTTGCAACTGACTGATCGAGTTGATAACCGCTGGACCGTGCCGTTGCCCTTTACCGACGCCGCCTCAGTCGAGAACCTGACCCATTGCCTGGTTACGCTCCTGACCCTGGGTGTGACCGATAATGCCGAGATCAACCGCCGGGTGGCCCGCCTGCGCCCCGTGTCGATGCGCCTGGAATTGAAGGAGGGCATCAACAACAGTGTGCTGATCGACGATTCGTATAACAACGATGTGGCCGGGTTACGGCTGGCGCTCGATTTTCAGAAACAGCAAAGTAACCGCGACCACAAAACCGTCATTCTGTCCGACGTGCTCCAATCGGGGCAGGACGAAGCCGACCTGTACGCTTTCATTGCCCGGCTGCTAGCCGAACAGGGTGTGACGCAGTTGATCGGGATTGGGCCGGTCATTGGGCGCAACCGCGCGCTGTTTGCCCCGAATAGCCTGTTCTACCCAACCACCGACGCGTTCCTGGCCGATTTGCCCAACCGCCTGGCCCGCGAACTGCGCGAGAGCGTGGTTCTAGTGAAAGGGGCGCGGTCGTTTTCGTTTGAGCGTATCGTCGACCGGCTACAGCGGAAAGTACACGGTACGGTGCTGCGCATCGACCTCGACGCGCTGACCCACAACCTGAATTATTACCGCGAAAAAATTGGGCAGCAGACCAAAATTATGGTGATGGTAAAGGCCTTTGCCTACGGGAGTGGTAGCGCCGAAGTGGCGCGGCTGTTGCAGTTTCATCAGGTCGATTGGCTGGCCGTGGCTTATACGGATGAAGGCGTTTTTCTGCGCGAGCAAGGCATCACGTTGCCCATTATGGTGATGAACCCCACCGCCGAAACCTTCCAGACCCTCCTCGATTACGGGCTCGAACCCGAAATTTATTCCATGCGCCTGCTACAGGCCTGGGGGGATTTTGTAGCGCGCGTGGGGCAGGGGGATGAAACGACTCGCTCCCCGAGCCCCGAGCCCCCCGCCCCCTGCCCCCTGCATCTGAAAATCGACACGGGTATGCATCGGCTGGGCTTTCTGGCCGACCAAATGGCCGACGTGGTAACGTACCTGAAAGCGCAGCCCGCGCTTCGGGTGGCCACGGTGTTTAGTCATCTGGTGGGGGCCGATGAAGCCCAGTTCAATAGCTTCTCCCAGCAGCAGTTCGAGACCTTCGGGCGGGCCGTGGCGGTGCTCGAAGCCGGGTTGGGGTATCGGCCCGTGCGGCATTTGCTCAACTCGGCAGGCATTGTGCGGTTTCCTGACTATCGCCTTGACATGGTGCGGCTGGGCATTGGCCTGTATGGCGTCGAGAGTAGTCAGCTGGAGCGGGAACGTGTGCGACCGGTGGGTACGTTGACGACCACCATCAGCCAGATCAAAACGGTGCCGAAAGGCGAGAGCGTCGGCTACAGTCGCCGGGGTGTGCTTGACCACGAGGCCCGCATTGCGACGCTCGCTATCGGCTATGCCGATGGCTACGACCGGCGGCTGGGTAACGGGGTTGGTGAAGTCTGGGTCAACGGGCAGTTGTGCCCTACCGTCGGGAATGTCTGCATGGACATGACGATGATTGACGTAACAAACGCGACGGCCGACGAAGGCGACGAGGTTGAGGTATTTGGCCCCCACGTAACGGTATCAGAACTGGCCCGGCGCCTGAAGACCATTCCTTATGAAGTCATGACGAATGTGAGCGAACGGGTCAAGCGCGTTTTCTACGCGGGGTAGGGAAAGACCGTGGCTCAATGACCAAAAACCAAGCGGTCCGTCGCGGCGGGTCCAACGCTGATGGTGCACCAATACCTGTGCGCCAGCTACCATTGGACCCGCAGCGGCGGACCGCCTGGATTGCAGACCTTGAACAAGGCCTTTTACTCTATGCGATTTGTGCTTTCAGCTTCTGTTCGAGTACTGATTTGGGCACAGCGCCAATCACCTTATCGACCATCTGACCGTTTTTAAACACCATCAGCGTCGGGATGCTCCGGATACCGAACTGAGCCGGTACCTGTGAATGCTGGTCGACGTCCATCTTGGCGATAACCGCCTGACCGTCATATTCGTCGGCGAGTTGTTCAACAACGGGACCGATCATTTTACACGGTCCACACCATTCAGCCCAGAAATCGACCAGAACAGGTTTATCAGAATTAATCAGCTCATTGAAATTAGCGTCGGTGGCTTCAATAGCCCGTGATCCAAGTGCCATAATGGTAAGTGTTATGTCGTTGACATTGATTCATCGAAATAAACAGATGCATGGGGGTTTAGTTCCAGAAGGCCATGCGGGGAGTTGCCTGACAGCCTCGCCGTGCGTAAGTTGACCGCGGTTTAGTTCCAGAAGGCCATGCGGGGAGGGGGTAAACCGCAAACCTGTTTCCTACCAGTCGATCTCGCGCTTGTTCTGCCAGAACTTGCCGGTTTCTGAACGGGGGGCTTCCGTTGCCAGCCAGACAATGTCAGCGGCCCCGTCCTCGACCGACAGCGGGGCGTTGCGGCCACCCATATCGGTACGTACCCAGCCGGGCGAAACCGAGTTGACGGCGATACCCGGCAGGGCACCGGCAAATTGGCGGGTCACCGCGTTGAGCGCCGTTTTCGAGATGCTGTAGGCCGGGGAGTACGCCCGCATCGTTTTCAGCGAGCCCAGTTCACTCGACACGTTCAGAATGCGGGGGGCGTGGCTTTTTTGCAGGAAAGGCAAAAAGTCCTGAATCACCATGATCGGCCCCGTCACGTTGGTCGTGAGCGTTCGGTTGAGCAACTCCACATTCAGTTTCAGAATATCTTCGCCGTGATCGTCCAGCACGCCCGCATTGTTGATGAGCAGGTCAAGATGGTCCGCTTTTTGCGAGAACGTACCTGCCGCCTGTTTGATGCTTAGCGGATCGGTCACGTCGAGTTGAATGAAGGTAGCCTCAAAGCCCCGATCGCAGAGTTGCTGGGCGGCGTGCTTTCCTTTGTTTATATCGCGGGAGCCCACGAAAACGGCATAGCCGAGTTTAGCCAGCTGACGGGCGATTTCGAAGCCAATGCCTTTGTTTGCGCCGGTGATGAGGGCTGTTTTTGGGTGTTCGGTTGTCATAACGAGCGAGCAGTGTTAGTCGATAAAGTCAGATTAAGCTTGCTTTGTTTATGTAAGTGCGCGTTGGTATGCTCCCGTTTCCCGTAAATTTAGCCGTTACCTCAAATGAAGTAGTAAGTAAATAAACTGCCCAACAACTTTGCTCATTGACGTACACGTTCTTCCACAACTTCGATACATAAAACCACGTCGCCCTATGCGATCATTACTCACGCTACTTCTCTTGTGCTGCCTGTCGGTGTCTATTGGTGTCGCTCAGCAACGGTCAACGACTAAAAAGCCCGGTACCACCACCCGCAAGCCGACCACAACCACGCGCAAGCCCGTAACGACTCGCCCCGCCCCGGTGACGCAACCGGCGGCCGTAGAGGTTACGTCGTCGCAGCCGGCTTCGCTCACCTTCCCAAGCACCGAGCCCGACACCGAGCCGATGGACCCGGTTAAAAAGCAGCAGATGTACGATGAGTTGCATGGGGTGAAAGCCAAAACCACCGAGCCGCAGGGCAAAGAGGCAAAGGGCAAAACAGCCAAAGAAAGCCGCCGCGCCAAAGCCGAGGATACCGGCCGGATGCCGTCTTCATCAGCCAGCCGGTCGGCGGGCGAAGGCTCCGAAGCAGGGTCGTACATCGGCGTTCGTGTTGGTGGAAACTACACGACCTACTTAGAATCGCTCCCGATAACGGCTACGATATATGGTTTTCATGCCGGTATCGTTGGGCAATTTGGACGTGGTACGGTCGCTTTTCAGCCTGAGATAAATTTTGTGCAGGACTACGTAACATTGGAGAGCGCCGGACTAAAGCTTAAGAGTACTGAAAGCGCCATTGTTGTTCCATTACTAGCTAAGTTTCAATTCGGACAGCAGGGAAGTACACGGTTTTTTGTGAACGTTGGCCCCTACGGTGCGTATGCCATCAACGATAATTCTGAAGGGATTATCAACTATGGTGGTGCCTTGGGCCTGGGAGTTGGGATACCGACTGGGTCAGGAAAACTGACTATTGAAGCACGCGGTTACTATGGGTTGGGGAGCACTGCTCAGGGCAGTGAATTCGGAAATGTCCCAGGTAAGCCCGTTCAGGCACAGCTCTCGGTTGGGTACCTGTTTCCCCTGGGTGGTCGTTAAACGCCAACGTACCTGGTATCGATTAGACGGGCGACTGCGGTTGCCCGTTTTTCGTTTTCAGGTACGTTCCTGAGACAATGCTGCTCAACCGGGTAGCGTTCACCTTTTGAAATCTGTACTTTTGCGGCTCGATTTGCCCATACGAAATGCCAATTAACCAACGCAAGGTCCTGCGCTACACCGGCTGGACACTACTCGTTATCCTGCTGCTGGGAACCGTAGGCGCTGCCATTGCCTATACCAAGCGCGAACAGTTACTCAACGTAGCCCTCGACCGGGTTATCCGCAAAGCCAAACGCGACTACGACGTTACACTCAACATCGGTTCGGTTAAGTTTACGGGCATGTCGTCGCTGGCAATCACCAATATCGACGTGGTACCCGCCAACCGGGACAGCCTGGCCCACATCAGCCAGATGCAGGTAGGCGTGCGGCTGTGGCCGCTGCTGGTCGGCGACGTGGCGCTCTCTGACCTTGCCGTGCACGACGGATTTATTCAAGTGGTCAAACGCGATACGCTCACCAACCTCGACGCCTTTTTGAAGCGCCGTAAGGATTCGACGGCCGTCGTTACGGAGAAAAAGCGGAACCGCACCGATCTGTCCGACGTGGCCGAGCGGGTCATCAATAACCTGCTGACGAAAATTCCCGACGACCTTGACGTCAAGAACATCGACCTCCGGTTGATCGACGACAGCACCCGGCTGACGCTTATGGCTACCGAAGCCCGGATCGACGACGGCGACGTTACCTCGACGTTCCTGCTGAATAAGAACGAAGCCATCTGGCACATTACCGGCACGGCGTCCCCGTCTGACAAGGAATACAACATCGACCTGTATGCCGTCGGCAAACCACTGGAAGTAAAGTACTTGCAAAAGCGGTTTAAGCTGAAAGCGCAAGTCGATACGCTTCATGCCGAGCTTCGCGACGTCGACCGGTCGAGGGGGGAATTCCGGCTGGAAGGCGTGGGGTCAGTGCGGAATTTGCGGATCAACCACCCGGCTGTGTCACCCACCGACGTTGTGGTGCAGCGGGCCGCGCTGGATGCTAATCTGTTTGTCGGCGAAAACTACGTGGGCATCGATAGCTCATCAACGCTCTACCTGGGGGAGGTAAAAGCGCGTCCGTTCGTCAAATACACGCTCACGCCCACCGATAGCGTGCCCAGCAAGTTGTTCGACGTGCAGTTGCATACCGATCCGCTCGATGCGCAGGCGTTGTTTAATTCGTTTCCCAAAGGCCTCTTCAATACCCTCGACGGTATGCAGGTCACGGGTAAACTGCGGTACGATCTGTCGCTTCAGTTCGACACCGCCCTGCCCGATTCGGTCCGGTTCGACTCGGGTCTGACGCCCGACAATTTCCGGATCGTGCGGATGGGCCGCGTCGATTTTCGCCGGATTAACCAGCCGTTCATTTATACGCCCTACGAAAAAGAGAAGCCCGTTCGCGACATCATGATCGGGCCGACCAACCCCGACTTTACGCCGCTAACCTATATCGCCCCTGACCTGAGGAATGCGGTGCTTACCTCGGAAGATTACAATTTTTTCACGCATAAAGGCTTTAATGAAAAAGCCTTTCGGGTGTCGATCGCTACCAACTACAAGCAGAAAGCGTTTAAGCGCGGAGCCAGTACGATTTCAATGCAGTTGGTGAAAAACGTGTTCCTCAACCGTAACAAAACGCTGTCGCGAAAGGTCGAAGAAATCCTGATCGTGTGGTTGATGGAAAACGAGCGGCTGGTGTCGAAGGAGCGCATGTATGAGGTTTATCTGAACCTCATCGAATGGGGCAAAAACATCTACGGCATCGGCGAAGCAGCCCGGTATTATTTCGACAAGACACCGGCTGAGCTGAATCTGGGTGAGAGTATTTTCCTGGCTTTCGTGATTCCGAGCCCCAAACGGGCACTCAATTATTTCCAGCCCGATGGGTCGTTGCAGGTACGTAACGTGCGCGGTTACTTCCGCATTATTGGCCGCATCATGGCCAAGCGTGGCCTTACTCAACCCGATAGCGGGGCCTACGGATTTTATGATGTTCGGTTGCGGGAAGGGCTTCGGCAGCAGGTATTACCGTCTGATTATTACGGCCCTGATAGCCTGAATGTTGACCAAACCGACGAAGGCGGCGATATGGACGATCTGTTCAAGCGCCTCTTTAACGGTAACCGCGAAGAGCAGGAGCGCCCGGCCACCGAGTCGAATCAGGAAGAAGCGGCCACCGCCCGCCCGGCCCGGCCCGCCGATGTTCCCATAGCGGCTGGTACCAACGTCAGCGCCGATACCGTGAAAACGCGCAAGCAGCTTCGGCAGGAGCGCCGCGAACGCAAACGCCGCGAGAAAGAAGAGCGGCAGCGCGCCGAAGAAGAAGCCGAACAGAATCAGTAACGGGTAGCCTGACTGGGATGGTGTAGGGCATAACGGCTGGTGCGAGTAGAATCCACCGGCCGTTATGCTTTAAACTTTGCCCTAAATCGGCACTTCCCCCAACTTTAAATAATTATATTTGTTGTCTAATTGACAAGTCTCATTTTCAGCCATTATAATTTGACAGCAGCATGGCCATTATGATTACCGAGGAGTGCATCAACTGTGGTGCCTGCGAACCCGAATGCCCCAACACAGCGATCTACGAAGGTGGAGTCGAGTGGACGTGGGGTGGCGGTACTGCCCTCGACGTGGTTGACTTTGGCGACGGCACCGTTGTAAGCGGTAAAGCGCCACAGACCCCCGTTTCGAACGAGTTTTATTACATCGTTACCGATAAATGTACCGAGTGTAAAGGGTTTCACGAAGAGCCTCAGTGTGCAGCGGTATGCCCCGTCGATTGCTGCGTGCCCGATCCTGAGCACGAAGAAGACGAGGATACCCTGCTCGCCAAGAAAGCCTGGCTGCACGCGGAAGAGTAAGTCTGAATAGTCGGCACAAAAAGAGTCCGGTGTCTGGAATGTCTATTGTTTAAGTGCGTAAGCAACACTAAACAGACATTCCAGACACCGGACTCTTTTTGTGCCGACTATTCAGACTTGAGACTTACCGCACCACGTTGAACAACCGGTTCCAGCGGATTTTGCCGGTGGCGGTGGCTGGGTTCGGGTCGATCGACATCCAGATGAAAACGGCTTTACCAACGATATGGTCGGCCGGTACAAAACCCCAAAAACGCGAATCGAGCGAATTGTGGCGGTTGTCGCCCATCATGAAGTAATAGTCTTGCTTGAAGGTGTAGGAGGTGATGGGCTTGCCGCCAATGCTGATCGCCTTATCGGTGACCTCCACATTTTCGTTCCCCTCAAATTTCTTGATCACCGGCCCGTAGAGCGAGATTGTTTTCTCGTTGATCTGGATCGTTGCACCTTCTTTCGGTACGGTCAGCGGCCCGAAGTTATCGACGGTCCAGTTGTACTGAGCGGCTCCGTAGATGGGCGAGAAAGCCGAGGGCGTTGGGGCGGGTTCTTCGTCGTAGGGCGTAATTTTCTTCACCCAATCCATCGCCTTGAACTGATCGATCACCTCGGCCGTCGTGTTGATCTTGTAGCCAATGATCTTGTTGGTTTTTGAGACGCTGTCGGCCTGCTCGATGGGCTGCCAGTTGTACGTCTGATTGGGGTAGTCGTTGATGATCTCGTACTGCCGGAAGAAGGCGTCGTCGAGGTCGGTGCGGTTCGTTTCGATGAAGTAGGTCAACTGCGACTTGGGCGGTACCTCAAACGCTTTCCCGTTGACGAACGCCTGCCGGTGGCGCACTTCCACCACATCGCCGCCAATGCCGATGCACCGTTTGATGTAGTTGGTTTTCAGGTCGGTCGGGTACTGGTCTTCAGGCGGGTAGTTGAACACCACCACATCGCCGTTTTTCACGCTTGAAAAACCCGGTAACCGAAACTGCGGCAACTGAATCCAGTCGAGGTACGACGGGATTTCGGTACCCCAGATTTTCTGGTGGGTCAGCGGTACCTGCAAGGGTGTTTTGGGCGTGCGGGTACCGTAGTGAAACTTACTGACAAACAGGAAATCGCCGACCATCAGACTGCGCTCCATCGAGGGCGTGGGGATGGTGAAGGCTTCCATGAACAGCCACCGAATGAGGGTGGCGGCCACCACGGCAAAGAGGATCGAATCGAACCACTCGCGGATGGGCGATTTCGTTTTGACCGGCTTGCCGGTTTGGATAGGCGTTTTAACGTCAGGCACGATGTCTAGAGTGTTTCAAATTAGCTATACGAAGGTACGGGATTTAACGCGAAGCGATAAACGATAAGTGATGAATGGGGAAGAAGGGGAGCGTTATGGACTATGAATGATGAGCTATGAATAATGAAATGAGGGCATCCATTGAGTTCGCTGGGTACGTTCTGGCTCGTAATTCAGCATTCATCACTCATCAGTACGTTACTGTTAGCTGTCGCCCAGTAGGTCATCCATGCCAAAAACGCCCTGCCGCCCGGCGAGCCATTCGGCGGCCGTTACGGCACCCAGCGCAAAGCCCTGACGGCTGTGGGCCACGTGCGCAATTTCGATCCGATCAACCTCCGATTCGAAGCGCACGATGTGCGTGCCAGGTACGTTGCCTTCCCGGACTGAGTCGATCACGACGGCGTCGGCTGTATCCCCATCGGCGGGTTTGTCGGCTTCCGAAACGGCCCAACGCGTTTTCTGCGGCAGGTTCTCAAGCAACCCTTCGGCTAGGGTAATGGCGGTGCCTGAAGGCGCGTCTTTCTTTTCGGTATGGTGTACCTCGGTCATCGACACCTGGTAACCGGGGTAGTTGTGCATGAATTTGGCCAACACCTTATTCAACCGGAAAAACAGATTGACGCCGATGCTGTAGTTGGAGGCGTAGAAAAATGCGCTACCCTGCTCGCGAACGGCCTGCTCAATCTCGGTACGGTGGGCGAGCCAGCCCGTGGTGCCGCAAACGACGGCCCAACCCCGGCTGATGCAATAGCGCAGGTTGTCGACGGCCGACTCGGGTGAGCTAAACTCAATCACTACGTCGACGGCGTCGTCGGCGAGGGCGTCCATGTCGGCGCGGTTGCTGAGGTCGATCCGGCCAACAATCTGATGACCGCGTTCGAGCGCAATCTGTTCAATGGCCCGGCCCATTTTGCCGTAGCCTACTAAGAGAATCGTCATAAGTGGAAAGGAGCCGTTGCCTCCGGTGAGCCGCCACAGCGAACCACCCGCAACGGACTATTTAATCACCATCGTCAGTTTGATACCCGGTACAAAACTAACCGCTGAGGTGGGAATGAGCGTAGGGGCGTATTTGAGCGTCAGGCTATCCGACACGTCGAACGTTTTCAGGTGGGCCGATACGTTGGCATCGACGATGTTGAGACCGTAAAAAAGCGCCGTGAAAAT comes from Fibrella aestuarina BUZ 2 and encodes:
- the corA gene encoding magnesium/cobalt transporter CorA; the encoded protein is MARRRYKVSKKPVGTSPGTLTYVGQEIKHETKVKRIEYNEVDYNVDESSRLSACQLPHNEAPHVLWIDVDGIHEAPVVAKLGQQFRLHPLLLEDVMNTEQKPKIDLYDDHRVSAPVVYVTMKMLHPNPRRQEIDPEHVSFVLGANYLISFQEERTNDIFKPVLDRIQASSGKTRRNGADYLLYALMDLIVDSYFVVVERLGEKLDDVEDRIIRDVAGRDTLAILYALKREMTFMRRHVQPLRDILGTLLREETPLVHPPTLPFLRDLLDHVNQIIETIDSYRELIPGLLDVYLSTTSNRMNSVMKTLTIVSAIFIPLTFIAGIYGMNFDNMPELHTRTGYFWVMGIMVAIAAGEIIYFKRRGWM
- a CDS encoding bifunctional UDP-N-acetylmuramoyl-tripeptide:D-alanyl-D-alanine ligase/alanine racemase, with the translated sequence MSHSLNPFWLTDSRQVMVPEQSVFFAIRGAHHDGHHYIGDLYAQGVRQFVVEQRPTDADTQFVDAEFIQVPNTLTYLQEAAAAHRARFSVPVIGITGSNGKTIVKEWLTQLLTPTYTIVRSPKSYNSQVGVPLSVRQLNEQHTLAIFEAGMSKPHEMAALEPIIRPTIGLFTNIGTAHDEGFKTRKQKIAEKLRLFVRADTLLYSLDYTDVADEIDILIRAVNPRCRLIGWSAQHNPAATYLTHVQGDVLQLTDRVDNRWTVPLPFTDAASVENLTHCLVTLLTLGVTDNAEINRRVARLRPVSMRLELKEGINNSVLIDDSYNNDVAGLRLALDFQKQQSNRDHKTVILSDVLQSGQDEADLYAFIARLLAEQGVTQLIGIGPVIGRNRALFAPNSLFYPTTDAFLADLPNRLARELRESVVLVKGARSFSFERIVDRLQRKVHGTVLRIDLDALTHNLNYYREKIGQQTKIMVMVKAFAYGSGSAEVARLLQFHQVDWLAVAYTDEGVFLREQGITLPIMVMNPTAETFQTLLDYGLEPEIYSMRLLQAWGDFVARVGQGDETTRSPSPEPPAPCPLHLKIDTGMHRLGFLADQMADVVTYLKAQPALRVATVFSHLVGADEAQFNSFSQQQFETFGRAVAVLEAGLGYRPVRHLLNSAGIVRFPDYRLDMVRLGIGLYGVESSQLERERVRPVGTLTTTISQIKTVPKGESVGYSRRGVLDHEARIATLAIGYADGYDRRLGNGVGEVWVNGQLCPTVGNVCMDMTMIDVTNATADEGDEVEVFGPHVTVSELARRLKTIPYEVMTNVSERVKRVFYAG
- the trxA gene encoding thioredoxin, with the protein product MALGSRAIEATDANFNELINSDKPVLVDFWAEWCGPCKMIGPVVEQLADEYDGQAVIAKMDVDQHSQVPAQFGIRSIPTLMVFKNGQMVDKVIGAVPKSVLEQKLKAQIA
- a CDS encoding SDR family oxidoreductase codes for the protein MTTEHPKTALITGANKGIGFEIARQLAKLGYAVFVGSRDINKGKHAAQQLCDRGFEATFIQLDVTDPLSIKQAAGTFSQKADHLDLLINNAGVLDDHGEDILKLNVELLNRTLTTNVTGPIMVIQDFLPFLQKSHAPRILNVSSELGSLKTMRAYSPAYSISKTALNAVTRQFAGALPGIAVNSVSPGWVRTDMGGRNAPLSVEDGAADIVWLATEAPRSETGKFWQNKREIDW
- a CDS encoding porin family protein encodes the protein MRSLLTLLLLCCLSVSIGVAQQRSTTKKPGTTTRKPTTTTRKPVTTRPAPVTQPAAVEVTSSQPASLTFPSTEPDTEPMDPVKKQQMYDELHGVKAKTTEPQGKEAKGKTAKESRRAKAEDTGRMPSSSASRSAGEGSEAGSYIGVRVGGNYTTYLESLPITATIYGFHAGIVGQFGRGTVAFQPEINFVQDYVTLESAGLKLKSTESAIVVPLLAKFQFGQQGSTRFFVNVGPYGAYAINDNSEGIINYGGALGLGVGIPTGSGKLTIEARGYYGLGSTAQGSEFGNVPGKPVQAQLSVGYLFPLGGR
- a CDS encoding biosynthetic peptidoglycan transglycosylase, with protein sequence MPINQRKVLRYTGWTLLVILLLGTVGAAIAYTKREQLLNVALDRVIRKAKRDYDVTLNIGSVKFTGMSSLAITNIDVVPANRDSLAHISQMQVGVRLWPLLVGDVALSDLAVHDGFIQVVKRDTLTNLDAFLKRRKDSTAVVTEKKRNRTDLSDVAERVINNLLTKIPDDLDVKNIDLRLIDDSTRLTLMATEARIDDGDVTSTFLLNKNEAIWHITGTASPSDKEYNIDLYAVGKPLEVKYLQKRFKLKAQVDTLHAELRDVDRSRGEFRLEGVGSVRNLRINHPAVSPTDVVVQRAALDANLFVGENYVGIDSSSTLYLGEVKARPFVKYTLTPTDSVPSKLFDVQLHTDPLDAQALFNSFPKGLFNTLDGMQVTGKLRYDLSLQFDTALPDSVRFDSGLTPDNFRIVRMGRVDFRRINQPFIYTPYEKEKPVRDIMIGPTNPDFTPLTYIAPDLRNAVLTSEDYNFFTHKGFNEKAFRVSIATNYKQKAFKRGASTISMQLVKNVFLNRNKTLSRKVEEILIVWLMENERLVSKERMYEVYLNLIEWGKNIYGIGEAARYYFDKTPAELNLGESIFLAFVIPSPKRALNYFQPDGSLQVRNVRGYFRIIGRIMAKRGLTQPDSGAYGFYDVRLREGLRQQVLPSDYYGPDSLNVDQTDEGGDMDDLFKRLFNGNREEQERPATESNQEEAATARPARPADVPIAAGTNVSADTVKTRKQLRQERRERKRREKEERQRAEEEAEQNQ
- a CDS encoding 4Fe-4S dicluster domain-containing protein, with the translated sequence MAIMITEECINCGACEPECPNTAIYEGGVEWTWGGGTALDVVDFGDGTVVSGKAPQTPVSNEFYYIVTDKCTECKGFHEEPQCAAVCPVDCCVPDPEHEEDEDTLLAKKAWLHAEE
- the lepB gene encoding signal peptidase I is translated as MPDVKTPIQTGKPVKTKSPIREWFDSILFAVVAATLIRWLFMEAFTIPTPSMERSLMVGDFLFVSKFHYGTRTPKTPLQVPLTHQKIWGTEIPSYLDWIQLPQFRLPGFSSVKNGDVVVFNYPPEDQYPTDLKTNYIKRCIGIGGDVVEVRHRQAFVNGKAFEVPPKSQLTYFIETNRTDLDDAFFRQYEIINDYPNQTYNWQPIEQADSVSKTNKIIGYKINTTAEVIDQFKAMDWVKKITPYDEEPAPTPSAFSPIYGAAQYNWTVDNFGPLTVPKEGATIQINEKTISLYGPVIKKFEGNENVEVTDKAISIGGKPITSYTFKQDYYFMMGDNRHNSLDSRFWGFVPADHIVGKAVFIWMSIDPNPATATGKIRWNRLFNVVR
- the dapB gene encoding 4-hydroxy-tetrahydrodipicolinate reductase; this encodes MTILLVGYGKMGRAIEQIALERGHQIVGRIDLSNRADMDALADDAVDVVIEFSSPESAVDNLRYCISRGWAVVCGTTGWLAHRTEIEQAVREQGSAFFYASNYSIGVNLFFRLNKVLAKFMHNYPGYQVSMTEVHHTEKKDAPSGTAITLAEGLLENLPQKTRWAVSEADKPADGDTADAVVIDSVREGNVPGTHIVRFESEVDRIEIAHVAHSRQGFALGAVTAAEWLAGRQGVFGMDDLLGDS